In one window of Cellulophaga sp. HaHa_2_95 DNA:
- a CDS encoding molybdopterin molybdotransferase MoeA codes for MITYEEAFRRVMLYTKDFGTVTVPLMESVNCVLAETIYADRDFPPFNRSTKDGIALQHSAFETNEQVFKIEGVIGAGLAQQKLENPKSCLEIMTGAVVPAYADTIVMYEDIEIKDGYATVHTEPVKGQNIHLQGSDKKEGTVLLEKGIRISPAEIGILASVGKVSVVVQKTPSVCVISTGDELVPVTEIPKPHQIRTSNVLSLKAALQRENITATHLHLNDNKEVIQAAVLKALKEYDILLLSGGVSKGKFDFIPEVMDELGVEKVFHKVLQRPGKPFWFGVHEEYNAIVFSFPGNPVSTFSNYCVYFSPWLKNSMGLGVRDRFVVLKNDVEKHPILTLYIPAVLEWDGATLLAKTVTNNGSGDLTSLAEIDGFVCLPPGEANYEKGVQVHFIPSK; via the coding sequence ATGATTACATATGAAGAGGCTTTTAGGCGCGTAATGTTATATACTAAAGATTTTGGGACGGTAACCGTACCACTTATGGAGAGTGTAAATTGTGTGTTAGCAGAAACAATTTATGCCGATAGAGATTTTCCTCCCTTTAATAGATCTACTAAAGATGGTATAGCACTACAACATAGTGCCTTTGAAACTAATGAGCAAGTATTTAAAATTGAGGGTGTTATTGGTGCAGGTTTAGCGCAACAGAAATTAGAGAATCCAAAGTCTTGTTTAGAAATTATGACAGGGGCAGTAGTTCCAGCGTATGCAGATACGATTGTCATGTATGAAGATATAGAGATTAAGGATGGTTATGCTACAGTGCATACGGAGCCGGTAAAAGGCCAAAATATACATCTTCAAGGAAGTGATAAGAAAGAGGGGACTGTTTTATTAGAAAAAGGTATAAGAATTTCTCCAGCTGAGATAGGTATCTTAGCCTCAGTAGGTAAAGTTTCTGTAGTCGTACAAAAGACACCTTCTGTATGTGTTATTTCTACGGGAGATGAGTTGGTTCCTGTTACAGAAATTCCCAAGCCACATCAAATCCGCACTTCCAACGTATTGTCTTTAAAAGCAGCTTTACAGAGAGAAAATATTACTGCAACACATTTACATTTAAATGATAACAAAGAGGTTATACAGGCGGCTGTTTTAAAAGCACTAAAAGAGTATGATATATTGCTTTTAAGTGGTGGCGTTTCTAAAGGGAAATTTGATTTTATTCCTGAAGTTATGGATGAACTAGGGGTTGAGAAAGTTTTTCATAAAGTACTACAGCGCCCAGGGAAACCTTTTTGGTTTGGTGTTCATGAAGAATATAATGCTATCGTCTTTTCTTTTCCCGGGAATCCTGTTTCTACGTTTTCTAATTATTGTGTGTATTTTTCTCCATGGTTGAAAAACTCTATGGGATTGGGTGTTAGAGATCGTTTTGTTGTTTTGAAGAACGATGTAGAGAAACATCCGATTCTTACCCTATATATTCCTGCAGTTTTAGAATGGGATGGTGCAACCTTATTGGCTAAAACTGTCACAAATAATGGATCAGGAGATTTAACTTCCTTAGCAGAGATAGATGGTTTTGTTTGTTTACCTCCAGGAGAGGCCAACTATGAAAAAGGAGTACAAGTTCATTTCATACCTTCCAAATAA
- a CDS encoding sulfite exporter TauE/SafE family protein produces the protein MLLDNTELLLLCLGFFIVATLYSSVGFGGGSSYLALLTLFLPSFFAIRSIALICNLVVVSGSSYLYFKHGHAKIKDFIPFVITSIPLAFIGASFKLNEHVFFIILGISLVLSALALAGQTFMKKRAAQDVKKYPTYFNYIMGGAIGLLSGLVGIGGGIFLAPVLNHFKWNTALKIAALASFFILVNSISGLLGVLNSGTITLPWKETILLIIAVFLGGQLGIRLSLKKLTPNNIKRLTALLVFVVGIRVLLKNGLNVL, from the coding sequence ATGCTCTTAGATAATACAGAACTTTTACTACTTTGTTTAGGGTTTTTTATTGTTGCCACTTTGTATTCTTCTGTTGGTTTTGGAGGCGGATCGAGCTACTTGGCGTTACTCACCTTATTTTTACCTAGTTTTTTTGCCATAAGATCTATTGCTCTCATTTGTAATTTGGTAGTGGTAAGTGGTAGTAGTTATTTGTACTTTAAGCATGGTCATGCAAAAATCAAAGATTTTATTCCTTTTGTGATCACGAGTATTCCACTGGCATTTATTGGAGCATCATTTAAGTTGAATGAGCACGTTTTTTTTATAATCTTAGGGATATCCTTAGTGCTTTCTGCTTTAGCTTTGGCGGGCCAAACTTTTATGAAAAAGAGAGCGGCTCAAGATGTAAAAAAGTATCCTACCTATTTCAATTATATTATGGGAGGAGCTATTGGTCTTCTTTCAGGGTTGGTGGGTATTGGTGGTGGTATATTTTTGGCGCCCGTATTAAATCATTTCAAATGGAATACAGCATTGAAAATTGCAGCATTGGCTAGTTTTTTTATTTTAGTAAATTCTATTTCAGGATTACTTGGAGTATTAAATAGCGGAACGATAACCTTGCCTTGGAAAGAAACGATTCTCTTAATAATCGCAGTTTTTCTGGGAGGGCAATTAGGAATACGATTAAGTTTAAAAAAATTAACTCCCAACAATATAAAGCGCTTAACAGCATTATTAGTTTTTGTTGTTGGAATACGAGTTTTACTCAAAAATGGATTGAACGTACTATGA
- a CDS encoding HesA/MoeB/ThiF family protein has product MNLERYTRQTQLKEFGLEAQNKLSEAKVLVVGAGGLGVPALTYLNAMGVGTLGIVDSDVVSLSNLHRQVSYYENEVGESKVSSLIKKLQAQNSATNLIPHHTFLSTENALAIIAAYDVVLDASDNFPTRYLVNDACVILKKPFVYGALHSFEGQVSVFNFEDGPTYRCIFPTMPNPAEIPNCNENGVLGVVPGIIGNLQALEVVKVITGIGEALSGKFLLFDGLSQNYQKINFKKVAGNDTITQLKDSYEFRCEIGGSAITTQELTELLKKEDLQVIDVRTDAEYQQFHLEEAIHIPLSALESKLEAINYSKDIYVICQSGIRSQKAIELIGALRPNATLINVAGGMNKLNGYALR; this is encoded by the coding sequence ATGAATTTAGAACGCTATACCCGACAAACACAGTTAAAAGAATTTGGTCTAGAAGCACAAAATAAGCTTTCTGAAGCTAAGGTTTTAGTAGTTGGAGCTGGCGGTTTAGGTGTTCCTGCATTAACCTATTTAAATGCTATGGGTGTGGGCACTTTAGGGATTGTAGATAGTGATGTGGTAAGCTTGTCTAATTTACATCGGCAAGTGAGTTATTACGAAAATGAAGTAGGAGAATCTAAAGTAAGTTCTCTTATCAAAAAATTGCAGGCTCAAAACTCAGCAACTAATTTAATACCACACCATACTTTTCTTTCAACAGAAAATGCGTTGGCTATAATTGCCGCTTATGATGTTGTTTTAGATGCGTCAGATAACTTTCCTACCCGTTATTTAGTGAATGATGCTTGCGTTATTCTTAAAAAACCATTTGTATATGGCGCTTTACATAGCTTTGAAGGGCAGGTAAGCGTATTTAATTTTGAAGACGGACCTACATACAGGTGTATTTTTCCAACAATGCCAAATCCGGCAGAGATTCCTAATTGCAATGAAAACGGAGTTTTAGGAGTGGTACCAGGAATTATAGGAAACTTACAAGCCTTAGAAGTTGTAAAAGTTATCACCGGAATTGGTGAAGCGCTCTCAGGTAAATTTTTACTATTTGATGGGTTGTCTCAGAACTATCAGAAAATAAACTTCAAGAAAGTAGCAGGAAACGACACTATCACACAATTGAAAGATTCTTATGAGTTTCGTTGTGAAATAGGCGGGAGTGCAATTACTACCCAAGAATTAACAGAACTTTTAAAAAAAGAAGACCTTCAAGTAATAGATGTCCGTACCGATGCGGAATACCAACAATTTCATTTAGAAGAAGCCATACATATTCCTTTATCCGCTTTAGAAAGCAAACTAGAAGCTATTAATTATTCGAAAGATATTTATGTTATCTGCCAATCAGGAATAAGAAGTCAGAAAGCTATAGAATTAATTGGCGCTCTTAGGCCAAATGCTACACTCATAAATGTAGCCGGCGGTATGAATAAATTAAATGGATATGCTCTTAGATAA
- a CDS encoding molybdenum cofactor guanylyltransferase → MTSIDKLYGLVLSGGKSTRMGTDKGLITYHGIPQRDYIYKLLEEVCDVTFLSIREDQAATIPENFQIITDENEFKGPFNGILSAHKKHPKVAWLVLACDLPLIDVKALKELIQARDTTKLATSFALRENPLPEPLCALWEAEGLKAAVDYMNSGQGSCPRKFLIRNDVSLVFPPDEKVLLNANSVSEYEEALKIVAK, encoded by the coding sequence ATGACTTCAATAGATAAGCTTTACGGATTGGTGCTTTCTGGAGGTAAAAGTACCCGAATGGGAACAGATAAAGGTTTAATTACTTATCACGGCATTCCACAACGTGATTATATTTATAAGTTATTGGAAGAGGTTTGTGATGTAACTTTCTTGAGCATACGAGAAGATCAAGCAGCCACAATTCCAGAGAATTTTCAAATAATTACGGACGAGAATGAATTTAAAGGTCCGTTTAACGGAATCTTATCAGCACACAAAAAACACCCCAAGGTAGCTTGGTTGGTCTTAGCTTGTGATTTGCCATTAATAGATGTTAAGGCATTAAAAGAACTCATACAAGCTAGAGATACCACAAAATTAGCCACGTCTTTTGCGTTAAGAGAAAACCCATTACCAGAGCCTCTGTGTGCATTGTGGGAAGCAGAAGGTTTAAAGGCCGCGGTAGACTATATGAATTCTGGACAAGGAAGTTGTCCTCGAAAGTTTTTGATTCGCAATGATGTTAGCCTTGTTTTTCCTCCGGATGAAAAGGTACTCCTAAATGCCAATTCAGTTTCAGAATATGAAGAAGCATTAAAAATTGTAGCAAAGTGA
- the moaC gene encoding cyclic pyranopterin monophosphate synthase MoaC: MENKLSHIDDSGNATMVDVSQKEITTRIAIATGKVVFPQEVFHTLSAQDFLGKKGSIIQTAVIAGIQAVKRTADLIPLCHQIALSKIAIDIQPIGTSLHISCTVKCNERTGVEMEALTGVSVSALTIYDMCKALSQDITITDVQLAKKTGGKNDFNR, from the coding sequence ATGGAAAACAAATTATCACATATAGATGATTCAGGAAACGCAACTATGGTTGATGTTTCTCAAAAAGAAATTACAACACGAATAGCGATAGCGACCGGAAAAGTGGTTTTTCCGCAGGAAGTATTCCACACACTTTCTGCTCAAGATTTTTTAGGTAAAAAAGGGAGTATTATTCAAACCGCAGTGATTGCCGGGATACAAGCCGTCAAAAGAACTGCTGATCTAATTCCGCTTTGCCATCAAATAGCCTTATCTAAAATAGCTATTGATATACAGCCAATAGGCACAAGTTTACATATATCGTGTACTGTAAAATGTAATGAGCGCACAGGAGTAGAGATGGAAGCACTAACAGGAGTTTCTGTAAGTGCCTTAACTATTTATGATATGTGTAAAGCATTATCTCAAGATATCACCATTACTGATGTGCAACTTGCTAAAAAAACGGGAGGGAAGAATGACTTCAATAGATAA
- the moaA gene encoding GTP 3',8-cyclase MoaA, which produces MLVDNHNRTINYLRLAVTDRCNLRCNYCMPSEGINFAENDKLFTIEELITLSRILVSQGITKIRITGGEPFVRKDLMVLLRELSKMDALEDISITTNATVIGPYISELKALGIKNINVSMDAITKDVFEKITRRKQYDIVYENIIRLITEGFNVRINCIALEGQNIDDIIPMLDLAKHYNVCVRYLEEMPFNGGSKEFSAITWDYKKILAHIAEAYPDYYLLESPKTSTSMNYKIPGFAGTFGVIPSFTRTFCGSCNRLRISATGDVITCLYAKASTNLITALRAENSEENIKEAILKAVGSRAKTGFEAQEQYKGIFSNSMTSIGG; this is translated from the coding sequence ATGTTGGTAGACAATCACAATAGAACTATTAATTACCTGCGTTTAGCGGTTACAGACCGTTGCAACTTACGCTGTAATTACTGTATGCCGTCTGAAGGAATAAATTTTGCGGAGAATGATAAACTTTTTACTATAGAGGAATTAATTACACTGAGCAGAATTCTAGTGTCTCAAGGCATTACCAAAATTAGAATTACTGGAGGGGAGCCTTTTGTTCGCAAAGATTTAATGGTTTTGCTTCGAGAACTTTCTAAAATGGATGCTTTGGAGGATATTTCCATAACAACAAATGCCACCGTAATAGGACCCTATATTTCAGAATTGAAAGCCTTGGGAATTAAAAATATCAATGTAAGCATGGATGCTATTACTAAAGATGTTTTTGAAAAAATTACCCGACGCAAACAATATGATATCGTCTATGAAAATATCATCCGTTTAATCACGGAAGGATTTAATGTACGGATCAATTGTATTGCCTTAGAAGGGCAAAATATTGATGATATTATTCCGATGTTGGATTTAGCGAAACATTACAATGTTTGTGTTCGTTACTTGGAAGAAATGCCGTTTAATGGAGGTTCAAAAGAGTTCAGTGCCATCACTTGGGATTACAAAAAGATTTTGGCTCATATCGCAGAAGCGTATCCCGATTATTACCTCTTAGAATCGCCAAAAACTTCTACATCTATGAATTATAAGATTCCTGGTTTTGCGGGAACTTTTGGGGTAATCCCTTCTTTTACAAGAACCTTTTGTGGGTCTTGTAATCGCTTAAGAATTTCGGCAACGGGCGATGTAATTACCTGTTTGTATGCTAAAGCAAGTACTAATTTAATTACGGCGCTTCGGGCAGAAAACTCAGAAGAAAATATAAAAGAGGCTATTTTAAAAGCAGTGGGCAGTAGAGCTAAAACTGGTTTTGAAGCACAAGAACAATATAAAGGAATTTTTTCAAACTCAATGACTTCAATAGGAGGATAA
- a CDS encoding MoaD/ThiS family protein: MKVLLFGIAKDIIGASEFEVPAQPKHPSTVKELKDVLVVLFPEFSTLSSLAIAINSEYAEENALLHSTDEIAIIPPVSGG, encoded by the coding sequence ATGAAAGTTTTATTATTCGGGATAGCAAAAGACATTATTGGAGCTTCTGAGTTTGAAGTTCCTGCACAACCAAAACACCCTTCAACCGTAAAAGAGTTAAAGGATGTTTTGGTTGTTTTGTTTCCAGAATTTAGTACCCTATCTTCCCTTGCTATTGCTATAAATAGCGAGTACGCAGAAGAGAATGCTTTGTTACATTCAACGGATGAAATAGCCATAATACCACCAGTGAGTGGGGGCTAG
- a CDS encoding DUF6503 family protein has protein sequence MRLVLISLVVTLFFSCKDTKKNEQISEPVKETAETVSSTESKEEYPEDFMKVLEAHGGIATWRAQKTLTFVKPNDKGFEHYTIDLHTRNEKVVSEEVERGNEGDKTWVLDPENNFKGDAVFYKNLYFYFYAMPFVLADKGVNYSETEALEVDGISYPGIKVSFDQGVGTSPKDNYYLHYDATTNQMAWLGYTVTYRTGEKSDKISWINYNDWTEVSGLKLPKSISWHKAEGNKIMDVAKTVVFENATLSEKGMENGYYAKPESATYVTRK, from the coding sequence ATGCGCTTAGTACTTATTTCGTTAGTTGTAACGCTCTTTTTTTCGTGTAAAGACACCAAAAAGAATGAGCAAATTTCTGAACCCGTAAAAGAAACTGCAGAAACAGTTTCTTCAACAGAAAGTAAGGAGGAGTATCCAGAGGACTTCATGAAAGTTTTAGAGGCACATGGCGGTATTGCTACATGGAGAGCGCAAAAGACCTTAACTTTTGTTAAACCAAATGATAAAGGATTTGAACACTATACGATTGATTTACATACTAGAAATGAAAAGGTAGTTTCAGAGGAAGTAGAAAGGGGCAATGAAGGTGATAAAACTTGGGTCTTAGATCCTGAAAATAATTTTAAAGGTGATGCTGTTTTTTATAAAAACTTATATTTTTATTTCTATGCGATGCCATTTGTATTAGCAGATAAAGGGGTTAATTATTCTGAGACAGAGGCATTGGAAGTAGATGGTATCTCTTATCCTGGTATAAAAGTTAGTTTTGATCAAGGTGTAGGCACCTCTCCAAAAGATAATTACTATTTACATTATGATGCAACAACAAACCAAATGGCTTGGTTGGGGTATACCGTTACCTATAGAACAGGAGAGAAATCTGACAAAATTAGTTGGATTAACTATAATGATTGGACCGAGGTTTCAGGGCTAAAATTACCAAAATCTATCTCTTGGCATAAAGCTGAAGGGAATAAGATTATGGACGTTGCTAAAACGGTAGTTTTTGAAAATGCGACCCTTTCTGAAAAAGGAATGGAAAATGGCTATTATGCTAAGCCAGAATCTGCTACCTATGTTACCCGTAAGTAA
- a CDS encoding RNA methyltransferase: MNSTKHISSLQNALIKNVLVLKDKSRERKKTGSFLLEGIREFELALKGNYSIESIFYAEDLFSETKIEALIASLSPQPELISVSKEVYQKIAYRETTEGIIAVAKAKVHQLSELKFKNKNPLILIAEAPEKPGNIGALLRTADAANLDAVIIANPKTDLYNPNIIRSSVGCVFTNAIAVGNTTEIIAFLKQNNINIFCAALTASKVYTQVSFKTSAAIVVGTEATGLSDEWLENATQNIIIPMEGEIDSMNVSVSAAIVIFEAKRQRSL; the protein is encoded by the coding sequence ATGAATTCAACCAAACATATTAGCAGTCTTCAAAATGCGCTCATCAAAAATGTTTTAGTCTTAAAAGACAAATCAAGAGAGCGTAAAAAAACAGGGAGCTTTTTATTAGAAGGCATACGCGAATTTGAATTAGCACTTAAAGGTAATTATAGCATTGAATCTATATTTTATGCCGAAGATTTATTTTCGGAAACTAAAATTGAAGCTTTAATAGCATCTTTGAGTCCTCAACCAGAACTCATCAGTGTTTCTAAAGAAGTATATCAAAAAATTGCCTACCGCGAAACTACAGAAGGGATCATTGCCGTCGCTAAAGCTAAAGTTCATCAATTAAGTGAATTAAAATTTAAAAATAAAAACCCCTTAATTCTAATTGCAGAAGCACCAGAAAAACCTGGTAATATTGGCGCTTTATTAAGGACTGCAGACGCTGCAAACCTTGACGCTGTAATTATTGCAAACCCAAAAACCGACTTATACAATCCTAATATTATACGGTCAAGTGTTGGCTGTGTTTTTACAAATGCTATTGCCGTGGGCAACACCACAGAAATTATAGCGTTTTTAAAACAGAATAACATTAATATTTTCTGTGCTGCATTAACGGCATCAAAAGTATATACCCAGGTTAGTTTTAAAACTTCTGCTGCCATCGTGGTTGGTACGGAAGCAACAGGACTTTCTGATGAATGGCTAGAAAATGCCACGCAGAACATCATTATTCCTATGGAAGGAGAAATAGACTCCATGAATGTTTCTGTGTCTGCGGCTATCGTAATTTTTGAAGCCAAAAGGCAACGAAGCTTGTAA
- a CDS encoding M48 family metallopeptidase, translating to MTSDVLFYLIIAIVSLQFILETSLDFLNAKRYKDPIPEELHDVFDTEEYQKSQDYKATNYKFGLITSSFSLVLTLSFLIFGGFKYLDTIARSFSDNTIVIALIFFGIIMIGSDLITTPFSYYSTFVIEEKFGFNKSTLKLFFLDKLKGWVMTIVIGGIVISLFILFYNWAGTNFWIYAWGFMAVFALVMNLFYSKLIVPLFNKQTPLEEGSLKTKIETYAQKVGFELKNIFVIDGSKRSTKANAYFSGFGREKRVTLYDTLINDLNEDEIVAVLAHEVGHYKRKHIIFNLISSILLTGFTLFVLSFFVNTPEVSLAIGVSVPSFHAALIGFGILYSPISEITSLVMNILSRKFEYQADDFAKNTFSATPLITSLKKLSKNSLSNLTPHPAYVFMHYSHPPLIARIKNLKA from the coding sequence ATGACATCCGACGTATTATTTTACCTCATTATTGCCATTGTAAGTCTTCAATTTATACTTGAAACCTCATTAGATTTTTTAAATGCTAAGCGCTATAAAGATCCTATTCCTGAAGAATTACATGATGTTTTTGATACCGAAGAATACCAAAAATCTCAAGATTACAAAGCCACTAATTATAAATTTGGACTTATAACTTCTAGTTTTTCGTTAGTACTTACCTTATCGTTTTTAATTTTTGGCGGTTTTAAGTATTTAGATACCATAGCGAGATCTTTCTCTGACAACACCATTGTTATTGCTCTAATCTTTTTTGGAATTATAATGATAGGGAGTGATCTTATTACCACGCCATTTAGTTACTATTCTACATTTGTTATTGAGGAAAAATTTGGATTCAATAAATCTACCCTTAAACTCTTTTTTCTTGACAAATTAAAAGGATGGGTCATGACCATTGTTATAGGCGGAATAGTCATCTCTCTGTTTATTTTATTTTACAATTGGGCAGGTACAAATTTCTGGATCTATGCTTGGGGCTTTATGGCCGTATTTGCGCTAGTCATGAATCTTTTTTACAGTAAACTAATTGTTCCTTTATTTAACAAACAAACGCCTTTAGAGGAAGGTTCCTTAAAAACTAAGATTGAAACCTACGCACAGAAAGTAGGTTTTGAACTCAAAAACATCTTTGTGATTGATGGCTCCAAAAGGTCTACAAAAGCGAATGCTTACTTCTCTGGTTTTGGCAGGGAAAAAAGAGTAACTTTATATGACACCTTAATTAATGATTTAAATGAAGACGAGATTGTGGCTGTTTTAGCCCATGAAGTAGGCCATTACAAACGCAAACATATTATCTTTAACTTAATTAGCAGTATCTTATTAACAGGATTTACGCTATTTGTACTATCCTTTTTTGTGAACACACCCGAAGTTTCTTTAGCTATTGGCGTTAGTGTTCCTAGTTTTCATGCTGCATTAATTGGTTTCGGAATTTTATACAGCCCTATTTCAGAAATTACTAGTTTGGTGATGAATATTCTATCTAGAAAATTTGAATACCAAGCAGATGATTTTGCGAAGAATACATTTTCAGCGACGCCATTAATTACCTCATTAAAAAAATTATCAAAAAATAGTTTAAGTAATCTCACCCCCCACCCTGCTTATGTTTTTATGCATTATTCACATCCACCATTAATTGCCCGAATTAAAAACCTAAAGGCATAA